The Pyrus communis chromosome 2, drPyrComm1.1, whole genome shotgun sequence genome includes a window with the following:
- the LOC137725015 gene encoding B-box zinc finger protein 20-like, whose translation MKIQCDVCDKEEATVFCSADEAALCDVCDCQIHHTNKLASKHKRFSVLHPTFKDSPLCDICQERRGFLFCQEDRAILCRECDHSIHKSNEHTQKHSRFLLPGVKLSAASSLYPTSSACSNFPEVMTAKINDARASKSSTKRQRTVSPNKILSSPSPSLLEQPISSSSGKKVEENYCFNDYGSGSTSSISEYLMEKLPGWHVEDLDFSYDHSNAFCEVGSAHYCWYLTVY comes from the exons ATGAAGATCCAGTGCGACGTGTGTGACAAAGAAGAGGCAACTGTCTTCTGCTCTGCCGATGAAGCCGCTCTTTGTGACGTCTGCGATTGCCAAATTCACCATACAAACAAACTTGCCAGCAAACACAAGCGCTTCTCTGTTCTCCACCCAACTTTCAAAGATTCCCCTCTTTGTGATATCTGTCAG GAAAGGCGAGGATTTCTCTTTTGTCAAGAAGATAGAGCAATTCTCTGCAGGGAGTGTGACCATTCGATTCACAAATCGAACGAACACACACAGAAACACAGCAGGTTTCTTCTGCCGGGTGTCAAGCTTTCTGCGGCTTCTTCTTTGTATCCAACTTCATCAGCCTGCTCCAACTTCCCCGAAGTTATGACCGCAAAAATTAATGATGCAAGAGCCTCAAAGTCATCCACAAAGAGACAGAGAACAGTTTCGCCCAACAAAATCTTGAGTTCTCCTTCTCCTTCGTTATTGGAACAACCAATCTCATCTTCGTCAGGCAAGAAGGTAGAAGAGAATTATTGTTTCAATGACTATGGTTCGGGTTCGACGAGCAGCATATCAGAGTATTTGATGGAGAAGCTCCCCGGGTGGCATGTGGAAGACCTTGATTTTTCATATGATCATTCCAATGCTTTCTGTGAGGTTGGAAGTGCACATTactgttggtatttgacagtttactaa